The Pseudomonadota bacterium genome has a window encoding:
- the murI gene encoding glutamate racemase, with translation MIGIFDSGIGGLTVVKAVMEKIPSYDIIYFGDTARTPYGSKSSETVIQYAIEDTKFLLNNGAKVIVVACNTASSVATETIVNNFDVPVFEVITPAVELAIESSGKMSIGVIGTRATIKSSIYEKKIKAVNTAARVYSVACPLLVPLVEEGWINKPETAMIVKKYLHSLKVKQIDTLILGCTHYPLLKHIISRKIGKRVNIIDSSIGVANKLEIYLKEHPDVDNRLGKNGKTKIFVSDITEQFGKTAKATLRNSVVLEQIKI, from the coding sequence ATGATAGGAATTTTTGATTCAGGAATTGGCGGGTTAACAGTAGTTAAAGCAGTAATGGAAAAAATTCCAAGTTATGATATTATATATTTTGGCGATACCGCCCGAACACCATACGGTAGCAAGAGTTCCGAAACTGTAATTCAATATGCTATAGAAGATACTAAGTTTTTATTAAACAATGGGGCTAAAGTAATTGTTGTGGCTTGCAATACAGCTTCAAGTGTTGCAACCGAGACTATAGTGAATAATTTTGACGTTCCGGTTTTTGAGGTTATTACTCCTGCTGTGGAGCTTGCTATTGAATCTTCCGGAAAAATGTCTATAGGTGTTATCGGAACAAGAGCAACAATCAAAAGCAGTATATATGAGAAAAAAATTAAGGCTGTAAATACTGCGGCCAGAGTTTATTCGGTTGCTTGTCCTCTTCTTGTGCCACTGGTTGAAGAAGGCTGGATAAATAAGCCTGAAACGGCAATGATAGTAAAAAAATATCTTCATTCCCTTAAAGTAAAACAGATAGATACTCTGATTCTTGGATGTACGCATTATCCGCTTTTAAAACATATTATTTCCCGAAAAATCGGAAAGAGAGTAAATATAATTGATTCTTCTATAGGAGTTGCAAATAAACTGGAAATTTATCTCAAAGAACATCCTGATGTTGACAACCGTTTGGGCAAAAACGGAAAAACAAAAATATTCGTATCTGATATAACTGAACAGTTTGGAAAAACGGCAAAAGCAACACTAAGAAACAGTGTTGTGCTTGAGCAGATCAAGATATAA
- a CDS encoding glycosyltransferase family 9 protein, with the protein MQKNLLFIHQGAIGDIVSLFPAIIKLKENFKQIDAICNKSIGELACLLKLTDKTYPVQATFFSSLFSDNVNPVASKILSSYDEIILFSYSNELGKTISSIIQKRIYRIPPRPDANQQIHILNYILKLLAQYNLIDNENLPEKEYHDYLKKEIGNTKAQENGSKIIMHPGSGSTRKNWPASNFIKVCRNLESKKICSEIIIGPAEYDLGKYFKKHLPSNSIIHTPAKLLELLPLLKQSSGFIGNDSGISHLAAFMGIPAIVIFGPSDPKRWKPFGRFVKVIQSQTDCVPCFETGKSDCKEIKCLSDITPETVIDTLYLDLLKHNTVS; encoded by the coding sequence ATGCAAAAAAATCTTTTATTCATCCACCAGGGAGCAATTGGAGATATCGTTTCTCTGTTTCCTGCAATAATAAAACTTAAAGAAAATTTTAAACAAATTGATGCAATCTGCAATAAAAGCATAGGAGAATTAGCCTGCTTACTTAAATTAACAGATAAAACCTATCCGGTTCAAGCCACATTCTTTTCTTCATTATTTTCAGATAATGTTAACCCGGTTGCATCAAAAATCCTTAGCTCATACGATGAAATTATTCTTTTTTCTTATTCCAATGAACTAGGAAAAACCATAAGCAGTATTATTCAAAAAAGAATATACCGTATACCTCCACGTCCTGATGCAAATCAGCAAATTCATATTTTAAACTACATCTTAAAACTTCTTGCGCAATACAACCTGATAGATAATGAGAATCTGCCTGAAAAAGAATATCATGATTATCTGAAAAAAGAGATTGGAAATACAAAAGCACAAGAAAACGGCTCTAAAATAATAATGCATCCGGGATCAGGAAGCACAAGAAAAAACTGGCCGGCTTCAAATTTTATAAAGGTTTGCAGAAATCTTGAATCAAAAAAAATATGTTCTGAAATTATAATTGGCCCGGCGGAATATGATCTTGGAAAATATTTCAAGAAACATCTTCCTTCAAACAGCATAATTCACACTCCTGCAAAACTGTTGGAACTTTTACCATTATTGAAACAAAGCAGCGGATTTATCGGAAATGATTCAGGGATAAGCCATCTTGCAGCATTTATGGGGATTCCTGCAATTGTGATATTCGGGCCTTCAGACCCAAAAAGGTGGAAGCCGTTTGGTCGCTTTGTTAAAGTTATCCAATCTCAAACTGACTGCGTGCCATGCTTTGAAACCGGAAAATCAGACTGCAAAGAAATTAAATGCCTAAGCGATATAACACCTGAAACTGTTATAGACACATTATATCTTGATCTGCTCAAGCACAACACTGTTTCTTAG